One genomic segment of Erythrobacter sp. THAF29 includes these proteins:
- the smc gene encoding chromosome segregation protein SMC codes for MQISRLKLSGFKSFVEPAELRIEPGLTGVVGPNGCGKSNLLEAIRWVMGETSAKSMRSGGMEDVIFAGTSARPERAFAEVVLHAADDDGEELVVTRRIERGAGSAYRVNGRDVRAKDVALTFADAATGAHSPALVSQGKIAQVIAAKPADRRKMLEEAAGISGLHVRRKDAESKLRSTEANLARLEDLMAGLDSQMASLRRQAKQAERYKKLSDQINVAEARLLFARWRDAAHAAKEARAAAESAEARVAEARSASELAQKEQAEAAAKLAEARDELADRRDDASAHGHRMAALSEKLEDAEARLVALDRQKERLEEDRQNADRLTADAVEALKRLSREIEASTASVEEAEAARPKLVDRSENAERASRTAELDLAKATADHAGVEAEWRVAEAAIEQAEARLARLERENERIAAAHSELSGGQDPEQAVIAARKAAENAASEVANLRAKLDEAQARKVELQNARDEAAAALATAKAELAGVEREHTALARDRDARSKRAAGREGMPAALDKVGVEPGYERAIAAVLGRDAKSPLGSPSDDDDGRYWTGSSAPSRVADSLLDHITDCPDELRARLSLVHVADSDDGRTLAPGEWLVTKNGRLRRWDGFVARGEGSAEAARLEAANRLSELGKVLPDLRGAAELAESNELTAREELSALQAGLVALERELAGAIETERQSLRTLDQAEAAKERVATRIEELAAAKSDLDEQMTAARAELETAKEQREALPSPDAGRASLEAAQAKHEAAKSAVQAALAELAAHDQGLAVSRERLAAQQADENNWKARSSEATQRTAEAGRRLEEIEEERAVIAAKPAALMAEIEQGDVMRERLTRELAEAQEAMSAAQEIVTAAERKLAETTENLAQAREGRATLVARAESEEARRGEMARVSGERFQCPPPLLAEKFGFAEDDVKHSSAESEEMDRLVASRERIGPVNLVAAEELERLEEEHGTNASEQAELTEAVARLRGSIGNLNREGRERLRTAFDEVNQHFQELYPRLFQGGQAHLALIDSDDPLEAGLEIFAQPPGKRLQSLSLLSGGEQALTATALIFALFLTNPAPICVLDEVDAPLDDANVERFCDLLDSMVRTTKTRYLIVTHNAVTMSRMHRLFGVTMAEKGVSRLVSVDLGEAELMAAE; via the coding sequence ATGCAGATCAGCCGGCTTAAGCTCAGTGGTTTCAAGAGCTTTGTCGAGCCGGCTGAACTGCGCATCGAACCGGGGCTGACCGGCGTTGTCGGGCCGAATGGCTGCGGCAAATCCAACCTTCTCGAAGCAATCCGCTGGGTCATGGGGGAAACCTCGGCCAAGTCGATGCGCTCGGGCGGCATGGAAGATGTGATCTTCGCAGGCACTTCCGCGCGCCCCGAACGCGCCTTTGCCGAGGTTGTGTTGCACGCCGCCGATGACGATGGCGAGGAACTCGTCGTCACCCGGCGGATCGAGCGCGGCGCAGGCAGCGCGTATCGCGTAAACGGGCGCGACGTGCGCGCGAAAGACGTCGCGCTCACCTTTGCCGACGCCGCCACCGGTGCGCATTCTCCGGCGCTCGTCAGCCAAGGCAAAATCGCGCAAGTGATTGCCGCCAAGCCCGCTGACCGGCGCAAAATGCTTGAAGAGGCGGCCGGGATTTCCGGGCTTCACGTCCGGCGCAAGGATGCCGAGAGCAAACTTCGCTCGACCGAAGCAAACCTCGCGCGGCTCGAAGATCTGATGGCCGGGCTGGATTCGCAGATGGCGTCATTGCGCCGTCAGGCCAAGCAGGCCGAACGCTACAAGAAGCTTTCAGACCAGATCAATGTCGCTGAAGCGCGGCTGCTGTTCGCGCGCTGGCGCGATGCGGCGCATGCAGCGAAGGAAGCGCGCGCAGCCGCCGAAAGCGCAGAGGCGCGGGTTGCAGAGGCCCGTTCTGCGAGCGAGCTCGCCCAGAAAGAGCAGGCCGAAGCAGCAGCCAAGCTCGCAGAAGCACGCGATGAATTAGCCGACCGCCGCGATGATGCCTCGGCCCACGGTCACCGCATGGCTGCTCTGTCCGAAAAGCTGGAAGATGCAGAGGCACGGCTCGTCGCACTCGATCGCCAGAAAGAGCGACTCGAGGAAGACCGCCAGAATGCCGATCGCCTGACCGCAGATGCCGTCGAGGCACTGAAGCGCCTTTCACGCGAAATCGAAGCCAGCACCGCCTCGGTCGAGGAAGCCGAAGCCGCGCGCCCAAAGCTTGTCGACCGCAGCGAAAATGCCGAACGCGCCAGCCGCACCGCCGAACTCGATCTGGCCAAGGCGACGGCCGACCATGCTGGCGTAGAGGCAGAATGGCGCGTTGCCGAAGCCGCGATCGAACAGGCCGAAGCCCGCCTCGCCAGGCTTGAGCGCGAAAATGAACGTATCGCTGCCGCGCATTCAGAGCTTTCCGGAGGTCAGGATCCCGAACAGGCGGTGATCGCTGCGCGCAAAGCCGCCGAAAACGCGGCGAGCGAAGTTGCGAACCTGCGTGCCAAGCTTGATGAGGCACAGGCACGCAAGGTCGAACTCCAGAACGCACGCGACGAAGCCGCCGCCGCTCTCGCCACCGCCAAGGCAGAACTCGCAGGGGTAGAGCGCGAGCATACCGCCCTCGCCCGCGACCGTGATGCACGGTCGAAGCGCGCCGCGGGACGCGAAGGGATGCCCGCCGCGCTCGACAAGGTCGGTGTCGAGCCGGGCTACGAACGCGCCATCGCCGCCGTTCTGGGCCGCGATGCGAAATCGCCGCTGGGCTCACCCTCGGATGACGACGACGGGCGGTACTGGACTGGCAGCAGCGCGCCATCGCGGGTCGCCGACAGCCTCCTCGACCATATAACCGATTGCCCCGATGAACTTCGGGCGCGACTGTCGCTGGTCCATGTTGCCGATAGCGACGATGGCCGCACGCTCGCGCCGGGCGAGTGGCTCGTCACCAAGAACGGGCGTTTACGCCGCTGGGATGGCTTCGTGGCGCGCGGTGAAGGTTCGGCAGAAGCCGCCCGGCTCGAGGCTGCGAACCGCCTGTCAGAACTTGGAAAGGTATTGCCCGACTTGCGCGGCGCTGCGGAACTGGCCGAGAGCAATGAGCTCACCGCTCGCGAGGAGCTCTCCGCGCTTCAGGCTGGACTGGTCGCACTTGAACGGGAACTCGCAGGCGCGATCGAGACCGAAAGGCAGTCGCTGCGCACGCTCGACCAGGCGGAGGCCGCCAAGGAGCGAGTTGCCACGCGGATCGAGGAACTTGCCGCCGCCAAGTCCGATCTCGACGAGCAAATGACCGCAGCCAGGGCAGAACTCGAAACCGCGAAGGAACAGCGCGAAGCCCTGCCCTCCCCCGATGCCGGCCGCGCTTCGCTCGAAGCGGCGCAGGCGAAACACGAAGCCGCCAAATCGGCAGTGCAGGCAGCCCTCGCCGAGCTCGCCGCTCACGATCAGGGTCTTGCCGTTTCGCGTGAGCGCCTCGCCGCTCAGCAAGCCGACGAGAACAACTGGAAAGCGCGCTCGTCCGAAGCCACGCAGCGTACCGCCGAGGCCGGACGCCGGCTGGAGGAAATCGAAGAAGAGCGCGCAGTCATCGCGGCCAAGCCCGCTGCCCTGATGGCGGAGATCGAACAGGGCGACGTGATGCGCGAGCGGCTGACGCGCGAGCTCGCCGAGGCGCAAGAGGCGATGAGCGCCGCTCAGGAAATCGTTACTGCAGCCGAGCGCAAGCTCGCCGAAACCACCGAAAACCTCGCGCAGGCGCGCGAAGGTCGAGCGACGCTCGTCGCCCGCGCCGAAAGCGAGGAAGCACGTCGCGGAGAAATGGCCCGCGTGTCGGGCGAGCGCTTTCAATGCCCGCCCCCGCTGCTCGCTGAGAAATTCGGATTCGCCGAAGATGATGTGAAACACTCCTCGGCCGAGAGCGAAGAAATGGACCGGCTGGTGGCCAGCCGCGAGCGCATTGGTCCGGTAAACCTTGTCGCCGCCGAGGAGCTGGAGCGGCTCGAAGAGGAACACGGCACCAATGCGAGCGAACAGGCCGAACTGACGGAAGCTGTCGCGCGACTGCGCGGTTCGATCGGCAACCTCAATCGCGAAGGCCGCGAGCGCCTGCGCACCGCCTTCGACGAAGTGAACCAGCACTTCCAAGAGCTTTATCCGCGCCTCTTCCAGGGTGGCCAGGCGCATCTTGCTCTCATCGACAGCGACGATCCATTGGAAGCGGGTCTCGAGATTTTCGCACAGCCGCCTGGCAAACGCCTGCAATCGCTCTCGCTTCTTTCAGGCGGCGAGCAGGCATTGACGGCGACCGCGCTGATATTCGCGTTGTTCCTGACCAACCCCGCGCCGATCTGCGTGCTCGACGAGGTCGATGCTCCGCTCGACGATGCCAACGTCGAACGGTTCTGCGACCTGCTCGATTCGATGGTCCGAACCACCAAGACCCGCTACCTGATCGTCACCCACAATGCGGTCACGATGAGTCGGATGCATCGGCTGTTCGGCGTTACAATGGCGGAAAAGGGGGTATCGCGCCTCGTCAGCGTGGACCTTGGCGAGGCTGAATTGATGGCAGCCGAATAG
- a CDS encoding integration host factor subunit alpha — protein sequence MLHGLRNGSHRRRRGAMMRSVGTLTRADLAETINRKLGFSRAESLDLVESILDKMSDALASGENVKISGFGSFVLRDKNERIGRNPKTGIEVPITPRRVMTFRASQLLKERIAKGD from the coding sequence ATCCTTCATGGTCTTCGTAACGGGTCGCACCGACGAAGGAGAGGCGCAATGATGCGTTCTGTTGGCACGTTGACCCGCGCTGACCTGGCTGAGACAATAAATAGGAAGCTGGGTTTTAGCCGTGCGGAATCGCTGGATCTGGTGGAGTCTATTCTCGACAAGATGAGCGATGCCCTGGCTAGTGGGGAAAACGTGAAGATATCAGGGTTCGGCAGCTTCGTGCTGCGGGACAAGAATGAAAGGATCGGTCGCAATCCCAAAACCGGGATCGAGGTTCCGATCACGCCGCGCAGGGTGATGACATTCCGGGCGAGTCAATTGCTTAAGGAACGTATCGCCAAGGGCGATTAA
- a CDS encoding MerR family transcriptional regulator, translating to MADFDDGKDDGALRTIGEVSDALDIKPHVLRYWEQQFSLLKPLKRSGGRRYYRPSDVELVETIDRLVNQEGYTLKGAEAVLRSSGGSDLDRRKSDRRSGDRRASSEQFSGEIANTVPDLRPKMKEAVSKLKAIRSRLANAIEA from the coding sequence ATGGCTGATTTCGACGATGGCAAGGATGACGGCGCTCTGCGCACCATCGGGGAAGTCAGCGATGCGCTCGATATCAAGCCGCACGTGCTAAGGTATTGGGAGCAGCAATTCTCACTGCTCAAACCTCTGAAGCGCAGCGGTGGGCGGCGCTACTACCGGCCGAGTGATGTTGAACTGGTCGAGACGATCGACCGGCTGGTCAATCAGGAAGGCTATACCCTCAAAGGTGCCGAGGCGGTTCTACGCTCATCGGGCGGATCCGATCTCGACCGTCGCAAAAGCGACCGGCGCAGTGGAGACCGGCGCGCAAGTTCGGAACAGTTTTCCGGCGAAATCGCGAATACCGTGCCGGATCTTCGGCCGAAGATGAAAGAAGCGGTGTCGAAGCTGAAAGCGATCCGTTCGCGGCTCGCCAACGCGATTGAAGCCTAG